Genomic window (Rossellomorea aquimaris):
AAGAGCATTTATGACTTTTTGTTGTCTTTCAACCCTGCCAAAGTCTCCCTCTGCATCAGCACGGAACCTTGCATACCCTAATAATTCTTTCCCGTTTAAGTTTTGAACACCAGGCTGAAGTGAAACGCCAATGTTTTCCGACATCGCCTTTTCCACATCCATTTCAATTCCATCCGGTGCCAGTACATCAACGGATTGTTCAAATCCTTTGAAGTCGACTACCATGAAATACTGAATATCAATATCAAAGTTGTGTTTGATGGTCTTTCTGAGCAATTCTGGTCCACCTAAATAAAATGCTGTATTCAGCTTATAGTTTTGGTATCCCGGTATTTCAACATAAATATCCCTCATAAAGGAAACGAGTCTGGTTTCATTTGTTTTCGGATCGATCTGTGCGAGCATCATCGTATCGGTCCTGGATTTCTCCTCGCCTCTGCTGTCGACTCCCAATAGCAGTACGTTGACCTTGCCGTCCTTATCTTTCACACCATTGAATTTATAATCTTCTTGAAGCTTATCGTCTCCAGCCATTTTGTATCCACTATAAAATTGAAACGCTGCATAACCTAGTAAACTAAATATAAGTAATAATAATACCAATATCACTTTTCTTCCGCGTTTTTTCTTTTTAAACTTGCGATCTAATCGTGAATCCATTTCTTCACCTACTTTTATGACATTCATGAATTACTGATGATAGTATGAAATAGTACTCTATTCGAATGAAATTGACAATCGAAGAATTTTGGATAAACTAACACATTTCTCCATACCATTTGAAAGTTTATTTTATCACAAATATCCATAAAAGTATTTATTTGTTCCTATCACTGCAAATCAAGTGAATGGAAGAAATCATTTGTAAGGTCTTTCACAGCACGTTCTTCCGCTTTTCTGTAAGAAATGATGAATGAAGTAGAAGGCCCGCTGGATTTGTCCAAGTCATGGGTTGAAGTGACATTCTCTCTTCTTAATGGCTTCCCTAATAAGAGAGAAAGTTCATGAATAACGCCTTTAGAGCCGACTGGCATTATATCGACGATAGACGAGTGATGAACACAGTTCATAAATAGAGATAGTGGAGCAATGGAAGCATGTTGTTTTATCACTTCATTTCCTACCAGGGGGGTTCCGATAAGCGCATAAGCAAGATTTGTACAAGAGGTAATGGGTCTTTTCTTGTTTCTGATCCCAATACACGTAACTCCAAGTGCCGATTGATTAAGACCGATATTTGATTCAGTACTCCCTGTAATTGGAGTACCATCCAGGTTCATTTCACTTAAACCTTTCATCACACCACTGCAATACTGATCCCATACAGCTTCACTTGTAAAGTTCAGTAATTGAATAGCTTTCAGCCTTGTTCCCACGGCCAAACATTCCATCACTGCTACACGGAAACAGTAATAACCCACTGTCTCAGGATCCGCAAGGACTACATCTCCTTCTTTATTTCCAATCCCTCCGCTGCAATCAGTAGCCAGTATCAGCTCTTCCTCATCTGAAATTGAAATGGATATAACATCTCGAAGCTTGCTCATGCGGTTTCCCCCCTATTCATTCTTGAATGAAGTGGAGGATACAAGAAGTGGGCTACCGTTAAATTGATGAAACTGGCTATTAATAAGGAAGGAAGAATCGCATAGTAAAAAGAATGACTAAGGATGAGTATAAATGGAATCCCTGCTAGTAGACCGTTTCCTATAAAAAACAGGATGGCTGCAAGCACCCTTTTTCCTTTCGCAAATATAAAACCAAATAACCATACAAAGAAGGCCATTTCAATAGCAATGAGAACATGAAGTGGTCCTAGCGGAAATCCAACGTAATAGCTTGAAAGCAAGTGACCTCCCCCTGCAACAATTGCCCCCCATCTCCCATTGTAAAGGGACGCAATCAATAATGCAGGCATACTATCCAATGCAACCGTACCTATTACGGCAGGTA
Coding sequences:
- a CDS encoding ATP-binding protein translates to MSKLRDVISISISDEEELILATDCSGGIGNKEGDVVLADPETVGYYCFRVAVMECLAVGTRLKAIQLLNFTSEAVWDQYCSGVMKGLSEMNLDGTPITGSTESNIGLNQSALGVTCIGIRNKKRPITSCTNLAYALIGTPLVGNEVIKQHASIAPLSLFMNCVHHSSIVDIMPVGSKGVIHELSLLLGKPLRRENVTSTHDLDKSSGPSTSFIISYRKAEERAVKDLTNDFFHSLDLQ
- a CDS encoding LCP family protein, with protein sequence MDSRLDRKFKKKKRGRKVILVLLLLIFSLLGYAAFQFYSGYKMAGDDKLQEDYKFNGVKDKDGKVNVLLLGVDSRGEEKSRTDTMMLAQIDPKTNETRLVSFMRDIYVEIPGYQNYKLNTAFYLGGPELLRKTIKHNFDIDIQYFMVVDFKGFEQSVDVLAPDGIEMDVEKAMSENIGVSLQPGVQNLNGKELLGYARFRADAEGDFGRVERQQKVINALKDEVLSIGGVTKLPKMAGSIQPYIQTNMSKLDQISIAKDILLSNSSDMDKLTIPVEGSYGFGSYSGVGSVLDINFEENIQALKDFLDGKSSDEATTE
- a CDS encoding ECF transporter S component, producing the protein MKSNLRTLLLLSLFMAFSAIGGMVKIPAVIGTVALDSMPALLIASLYNGRWGAIVAGGGHLLSSYYVGFPLGPLHVLIAIEMAFFVWLFGFIFAKGKRVLAAILFFIGNGLLAGIPFILILSHSFYYAILPSLLIASFINLTVAHFLYPPLHSRMNRGETA